Proteins found in one Silene latifolia isolate original U9 population unplaced genomic scaffold, ASM4854445v1 scaffold_20.1, whole genome shotgun sequence genomic segment:
- the LOC141638252 gene encoding putative serine/threonine-protein kinase PBL19, whose product MGCFGGFNKSKRKERKANSAPELRKQTTGNVSENRVSKSANSASSSKSIPELYREKKHNLRVFTYSELREATNDFNRLLKIGEGGFGSVYKGTIKPANGKGNPIVVAIKKLNKYGMQGHKEFLAEVQFLGVVDNPRLVKLLGYCAIDGERGIQRLLVYEYMPNKSLENHLFGQKLPPLPWIMRLRIMLEAAEGLAYLHEGMEVQVIFRDFKSSNVLLDENMKAKLSDFGMAREGPTGDNTHVSTMPVGTYGYAAPEYVKTGHLKNKSDIYSFGVVLYEILTGRRAIERNRPTSEQKLLDWVKQYPADNKMFYMIMDFRLRNQYPLSIARKIAKLADQCLSKEAEDRPNMSEIIQVLKEAILVSETSSSEKGQSSGTRK is encoded by the exons ATGGGGTGTTTTGGTGGAtttaataagagtaaaagaaaggaaagaaaagcaAATTCAGCACCAGAATTAAGGAAACAAACAACAGGAAATGTTTCTGAAAATAGGGTTTCAAAATCAGCAAATTCAGCATCATCTTCAAAAAGTATACCAGAATTATATAGAGAAAAGAAGCATAATTTAAGGGTTTTTACTTACTCAGAACTCAGAGAAGCTACAAATGATTTTAACAGGTTGTTAAAGATTGGTGAAGGTGGTTTTGGAAGTGTTTATAAAGGTACAATTAAGCCTGCAAATGGCAAGGGTAATCCTATTGTTGTTGCTATTAAGAAGCTTAACAAGTATGGTATGCAG GGCCACAAAGAATTTCTTGCAGAAGTTCAGTTTCTTGGCGTTGTCGATAATCCAAGGTTAGTAAAGCTTCTGGGATACTGTGCCATAGATGGAGAAAGGGGAATCCAGAGACTACTGGTGTATGAGTACATGCCTAATAAAAGCTTGGAAAATCATTTATTTGGCCAAAAGTTGCCTCCTTTACCTTGGATAATGAGGCTGAGGATAATGCTTGAGGCAGCTGAAGGATTGGCGTATCTGCATGAGGGAATGGAAGTTCAG GTTATCTTTCGAGATTTCAAATCCTCAAATGTGTTGTTGGATGAGAACATGAAAGCCAAATTATCAGATTTTGGGATGGCCAGAGAAGGGCCTACCGGAGATAATACACATGTATCAACTATG CCTGTGGGAACATATGGATACGCAGCCCCAGAGTATGTTAAAACAGGCCATCTCAAGAATAAGAGCGACATTTACAGTTTCGGAGTGGTATTGTATGAGATTCTAACAGGAAGACGGGCTATAGAGAGAAACCGGCCTACTTCAGAGCAGAAGTTGTTAGATTGGGTTAAACAGTACCCAGCTGATAATAAGATGTTTTACATGATAATGGACTTCAGACTCCGTAACCAATACCCCCTTAGCATAGCTCGTAAAATAGCCAAGTTAGCTGATCAATGTTTATCCAAGGAAGCTGAAGATCGACCTAATATGAGTGAGATAATACAAGTGTTGAAAGAGGCTATTCTGGTATCTGAGACCAGCTCCTCCGAAAAGGGGCAATCAAGTGGAACAAGGAAGTAG